A stretch of the Haloplanus aerogenes genome encodes the following:
- a CDS encoding nitrous oxide reductase accessory protein NosL, whose amino-acid sequence MTHTTAMNHSHTQRHDHDQGRKHSTASEDDARHDRIGRREFLLAGGAAGTALLAGCSGGQSNGGPPPDPVPISENAECDVCGMVISEHPGPNGQIFYRENSPERHDNPARFDSTKACLFPYYFEHEQRGWTAEAVYVTDYSRIDYEISVVEGQQYIQTAMAPETFSNAADVVFVVGSDVHGAMGADFIPFSDADEGTAFADEFGGRTVTMDDITPKMLGR is encoded by the coding sequence ATGACTCACACGACAGCCATGAACCACTCACACACCCAGCGACACGACCATGACCAAGGGAGAAAACACTCGACAGCGTCCGAAGACGACGCTCGTCACGATCGGATCGGTCGCCGAGAGTTCCTCCTCGCAGGCGGTGCTGCCGGGACGGCACTCCTTGCCGGCTGTTCTGGCGGGCAGTCGAACGGGGGGCCGCCGCCGGATCCCGTCCCGATCTCCGAAAACGCGGAGTGTGATGTCTGCGGGATGGTGATCAGTGAACATCCCGGACCGAACGGACAGATCTTCTACCGTGAGAACAGCCCGGAGCGCCACGACAACCCGGCACGGTTCGATTCGACGAAGGCGTGTCTATTCCCCTACTACTTCGAGCACGAGCAGCGGGGATGGACGGCAGAGGCCGTCTACGTCACTGATTACTCACGGATCGACTACGAGATCTCGGTCGTCGAGGGGCAGCAGTACATTCAGACGGCCATGGCCCCCGAAACGTTCTCGAACGCGGCAGACGTCGTCTTCGTGGTCGGAAGCGACGTTCACGGTGCGATGGGTGCCGATTTCATTCCCTTTTCTGACGCGGACGAGGGGACGGCGTTCGCCGACGAGTTTGGCGGTCGAACCGTTACGATGGACGACATCACGCCGAAGATGCTGGGCAGATAA
- a CDS encoding ABC transporter ATP-binding protein: protein MTKTYGDVTSLDGVSLTIPSGSTFGLLGTNGAGKTTLFRLLVGHEHPDTGTLEVAGRSPDEGASIRQRVGYLPENAGFPASFTGREVLSFHADMRGVSSAVKDDRIADALETVGLSEAADRRVGGYSNGMNRRLGLATVLVAEPRVLLLDEPFSGLDPMGVDALNGVIARLSTETSMTIVLTSHTLVEAGRVCDRIAILDDGCVRVSGAADDLRRATGYTVTVRFRAVDEDALSRVADRFVESPNVRAVDRTDDGWLRVRCARDEVLDVITAAHDGTDVDGFEVHEPDLYDVFHDAVGSDAGMETAPPPAAGRQERGG, encoded by the coding sequence GTGACGAAAACGTACGGCGATGTAACGTCGCTCGACGGCGTGTCGCTGACGATCCCTTCGGGGTCGACGTTCGGTCTGCTCGGAACCAACGGCGCCGGAAAGACGACCCTGTTTCGACTGCTCGTCGGTCACGAGCATCCGGATACGGGCACGCTCGAAGTCGCAGGACGCTCTCCCGACGAAGGAGCTTCGATCAGACAGCGAGTCGGCTATCTCCCCGAGAACGCAGGATTTCCCGCTTCGTTTACGGGCCGAGAGGTGCTTTCGTTCCACGCCGACATGCGTGGCGTTTCGTCGGCGGTGAAAGACGACCGCATCGCCGACGCACTTGAGACGGTCGGGCTCTCGGAGGCCGCCGATCGTCGTGTCGGCGGCTACTCGAACGGGATGAACCGCCGACTCGGTCTGGCGACGGTGCTGGTCGCCGAACCGCGTGTGCTGCTGTTGGATGAACCGTTCTCCGGGCTGGACCCGATGGGTGTGGACGCACTCAACGGCGTGATCGCCCGGCTCTCGACGGAGACATCGATGACCATCGTCCTCACGTCGCACACGTTGGTCGAAGCCGGACGGGTCTGTGATCGGATCGCCATCCTCGACGATGGTTGCGTCCGAGTTTCGGGGGCGGCGGACGACCTCCGTCGCGCCACGGGATACACCGTGACCGTCCGGTTTCGGGCGGTCGACGAGGACGCACTGTCGCGGGTGGCCGATCGGTTCGTTGAGTCGCCGAACGTCCGAGCTGTCGACCGAACGGACGACGGCTGGCTCCGGGTTCGCTGTGCGCGCGACGAGGTGCTCGACGTGATAACCGCCGCACACGACGGCACCGATGTCGACGGATTCGAGGTCCACGAGCCGGATCTGTACGACGTGTTCCACGACGCCGTCGGGTCGGACGCGGGGATGGAGACGGCCCCACCACCGGCAGCCGGCCGCCAGGAAAGGGGTGGGTAA
- a CDS encoding ABC transporter permease: MAHFDSEAASERAVVATASDDEPTAIPGTRAVLRIATREYRIAVRSRWALGLTLLFAIFSVAIVGFGTSEVGPNQYAAVVASLVELGVYLVPLAALTVGYDTVVGAREAGSLDMLFTLPVSQAQVIVGKYLGRFTVLGGAMGIGLGIGGVAATLIGGVGGLGQYALFVLVSIVTAGVFLSVSVLLSTIAREKTQALGGALVAWLWFVLLHDLVAIGLIAGTTLPGGALTVMALTNPADVFRLLVLSQLETTTGGFAAILTEASLSVPVLVVALLVWLVAPLVVATVGIRHRPP, translated from the coding sequence GTGGCACACTTCGACAGTGAGGCCGCGTCCGAGCGTGCGGTCGTCGCTACCGCCAGCGACGACGAACCGACCGCGATACCGGGAACTCGGGCCGTGCTCCGAATCGCGACCCGGGAGTATCGGATCGCCGTCCGGAGTCGGTGGGCGCTCGGGCTCACGCTCCTCTTTGCCATCTTCTCGGTCGCTATCGTCGGCTTCGGTACGTCGGAGGTCGGTCCGAATCAGTACGCCGCCGTCGTCGCCAGCCTCGTCGAACTCGGCGTCTATCTCGTCCCACTGGCGGCGTTGACCGTCGGGTACGACACCGTGGTGGGGGCACGCGAGGCAGGATCGCTGGACATGTTGTTCACGCTTCCGGTCTCCCAGGCACAGGTCATCGTCGGGAAGTACCTCGGCCGATTCACGGTTCTTGGGGGGGCGATGGGCATCGGCCTAGGTATCGGCGGCGTGGCCGCGACGTTGATCGGCGGCGTCGGCGGTCTCGGACAGTACGCGCTGTTCGTCCTCGTCTCGATCGTCACCGCTGGCGTCTTCCTCTCCGTGAGTGTCCTCCTCTCGACGATCGCCCGGGAAAAGACACAGGCACTCGGCGGTGCCCTCGTCGCTTGGCTGTGGTTCGTCCTCCTGCATGACCTCGTCGCCATCGGTCTCATCGCGGGGACGACGCTTCCCGGCGGCGCGCTAACCGTGATGGCGCTAACGAACCCCGCGGACGTGTTCCGCCTGCTGGTGCTGAGCCAACTGGAGACGACCACCGGAGGATTCGCAGCGATTCTCACGGAAGCGAGCCTGTCGGTACCGGTGTTGGTGGTCGCGTTGCTCGTCTGGCTCGTCGCCCCCCTAGTCGTAGCGACCGTCGGCATACGCCACCGCCCCCCCTGA
- a CDS encoding putative zinc-binding protein yields MVESYDDLPLVYSCSGCSSAAQMANDLAVRLDRERRAEMSCIAGVGSDVGPLVDTATSGRPTLVIDGCPLECARKSLEQHDVTPDRHVNLAKRGVPKEYHVDYDDERAAELFADLADEIEDIEVTA; encoded by the coding sequence ATGGTCGAAAGCTACGACGATCTGCCGTTGGTCTACTCGTGTTCGGGGTGTTCGAGCGCCGCCCAGATGGCGAACGACCTCGCTGTCAGACTCGACCGCGAGCGCCGCGCGGAGATGTCCTGTATCGCGGGCGTCGGTAGCGACGTCGGACCGCTCGTCGACACGGCCACGTCTGGTCGACCGACGCTCGTTATCGACGGCTGTCCGCTGGAATGTGCCCGAAAGAGTCTCGAACAGCACGATGTGACGCCGGACCGCCACGTCAACCTCGCCAAGCGAGGTGTGCCCAAAGAGTACCACGTCGACTACGACGATGAGCGGGCGGCGGAACTGTTCGCCGACCTCGCCGACGAAATCGAGGATATCGAAGTGACCGCCTGA
- the nosD gene encoding nitrous oxide reductase family maturation protein NosD encodes MNERLEYGFAVVAVATVVLSLVAVVAAPTAAERTDELDFDPGVPDEYSFTPPTQDGTAEVDGQTFDSAQAAVVAAEPGETVTLRGRLEGPIVVNASDVTVTSAPGTLALVEGTGEGDILTINGQNVTVDRVWVRNSGYDTAENDAGIWVNGTNAHVVDSRVTNTTFGVWIDGVDDVRLENNTIVGRESIYPFSNRGNGIQIWKSDDSVIADNRITDVRDGIYYSWASNVLAHGNTMWDLRYGVHYMYSDDNTLRNNLAFDNDVGYALMVSKDLTIVNNTAINNTGQSGHGILVKSIDRTAIRNNTLVRNDKGLYVYNSLDNVVTGNLVLENHVGVHLTAGSVREEVHHNSFIKNDEPVRAVIGEQVAWNESDEGNYWSGAKPADVDGDGVSEARYQPAGTVERLAVREPRARLYTDSPAFAVIRLAESSIPVIETPGVVDHHPLATPPHEDWRRYYE; translated from the coding sequence ATGAACGAGCGTCTCGAATACGGCTTCGCGGTGGTGGCCGTGGCGACAGTAGTCCTCTCTTTAGTGGCCGTCGTCGCCGCACCGACGGCAGCCGAGCGCACGGACGAACTCGATTTCGATCCCGGGGTTCCGGACGAGTACTCGTTTACCCCGCCGACCCAGGACGGAACCGCCGAGGTCGACGGCCAGACGTTCGACTCCGCACAGGCCGCTGTGGTGGCGGCCGAGCCTGGAGAGACGGTCACTCTCCGTGGGCGGCTCGAGGGACCGATCGTCGTGAACGCGTCGGACGTGACGGTGACTAGCGCGCCCGGCACGCTCGCACTCGTCGAGGGGACTGGCGAGGGCGACATCTTGACGATCAACGGACAGAACGTGACGGTCGATCGGGTCTGGGTGCGGAATTCGGGATACGACACCGCCGAGAACGACGCCGGAATCTGGGTCAACGGAACGAACGCGCACGTCGTCGACAGCCGCGTGACCAACACCACGTTCGGCGTCTGGATCGACGGGGTGGACGACGTGCGTCTCGAAAATAACACGATCGTCGGGCGGGAGTCGATCTACCCCTTCTCCAACCGGGGGAACGGGATCCAGATCTGGAAAAGCGACGACTCGGTCATCGCGGACAACCGGATCACGGACGTCAGAGACGGTATCTACTACTCGTGGGCCTCGAACGTCCTCGCCCACGGGAACACGATGTGGGATCTCCGGTACGGCGTTCACTACATGTACTCCGACGACAACACGCTCCGGAACAACCTAGCGTTCGACAACGATGTCGGGTACGCACTGATGGTCTCGAAGGATCTGACGATCGTCAACAACACGGCCATCAACAACACAGGTCAGAGCGGCCACGGTATCCTAGTCAAGAGCATCGACCGGACGGCGATCCGGAACAACACGCTGGTCAGAAATGACAAGGGATTGTACGTCTACAACTCCTTGGACAACGTCGTCACGGGAAACCTCGTGCTCGAAAACCACGTCGGCGTTCACCTGACCGCGGGGAGCGTCCGGGAGGAGGTTCACCACAACAGCTTCATCAAGAACGACGAGCCGGTCCGTGCCGTCATCGGCGAACAGGTGGCTTGGAACGAGAGTGACGAGGGCAACTACTGGTCGGGGGCAAAGCCAGCCGACGTTGACGGGGACGGCGTCAGCGAAGCTCGATATCAGCCGGCAGGTACCGTCGAACGACTCGCCGTACGGGAGCCCCGAGCTCGCCTGTACACGGACAGCCCGGCGTTCGCCGTCATCCGACTCGCGGAGAGTTCGATCCCCGTCATCGAGACGCCCGGCGTCGTCGACCACCATCCGCTGGCAACTCCACCACACGAGGATTGGAGGCGTTACTATGAATGA
- a CDS encoding DUF2249 domain-containing protein: MIDLDLRPVQKGDRRETIFETLDDTDAGESVSLVTDRDVEVLLHQYQIKRNHHLQWESEQQGDELETRVTKGEPFDENELIEFDVRDMPPQRRHEVLTDTFDRLAPGEGFVFVNDHDPKPLYHELRSTRGDILDWEYASRDSQEWRVEVVKTEEAEPTADDVVASFDVREIPKQERHPTLHHRYGNIADGETMELIAPHEPRPLHREFRQRYGESFSWDVVEDEPGRCRVRITKGATGEESEASDLPASTGDSPEVTEELDVRDLPPAKRHEQIFDAYADLGAGEGFVLVNDHDPKPLYHQFDAEAGDAFYWEYRQQDPGEFRVLIGKKADAESTPSEGPNAPF; the protein is encoded by the coding sequence ATGATCGACCTCGATCTTCGTCCCGTGCAGAAGGGTGACCGACGAGAAACAATCTTCGAGACGTTAGACGACACGGACGCGGGTGAGTCGGTCTCACTCGTCACGGATCGTGATGTCGAGGTGCTCCTCCACCAGTATCAAATCAAGCGGAACCACCACCTCCAGTGGGAATCGGAGCAGCAGGGCGACGAACTTGAGACCCGAGTCACGAAAGGCGAACCGTTCGACGAGAACGAACTGATCGAGTTCGACGTCCGGGATATGCCGCCCCAGCGCCGTCACGAGGTGCTCACGGACACGTTTGACCGTCTCGCTCCCGGCGAGGGGTTCGTCTTCGTAAACGACCACGACCCCAAGCCGCTGTACCACGAACTCCGGTCGACGCGCGGCGACATCCTCGACTGGGAGTACGCGAGTCGGGACTCACAGGAGTGGCGCGTTGAGGTCGTCAAGACCGAGGAGGCCGAACCGACGGCCGACGACGTGGTCGCGTCGTTCGACGTGCGCGAGATACCGAAACAGGAACGACACCCGACGCTCCACCACCGCTACGGTAACATCGCGGATGGGGAGACGATGGAACTGATCGCACCCCACGAACCCCGACCGCTGCACCGCGAGTTCCGACAGCGATACGGAGAGTCGTTCTCTTGGGATGTGGTCGAGGACGAACCCGGCCGCTGTCGGGTTCGGATCACGAAGGGGGCCACCGGAGAGGAGAGCGAGGCGTCCGACTTACCGGCGTCGACCGGTGACTCACCGGAGGTGACGGAGGAACTCGACGTGCGGGATCTCCCGCCCGCGAAACGGCACGAGCAGATCTTCGACGCCTACGCCGACCTCGGAGCAGGCGAGGGGTTCGTCCTCGTGAACGACCACGACCCCAAACCGCTGTATCACCAGTTCGACGCGGAGGCCGGTGACGCGTTCTACTGGGAGTACCGGCAGCAGGACCCGGGCGAGTTCAGGGTGCTCATCGGGAAGAAAGCAGACGCCGAGTCGACCCCGTCGGAGGGCCCGAACGCACCCTTCTGA
- a CDS encoding DUF2249 domain-containing protein: protein MAEQQLDLREIPPPQRHPKIFDAFEELESGEALTLINDHEPKPLYHQMSAEIESFDADGYTVDRVGQNEFIARLPKK from the coding sequence ATGGCCGAACAGCAACTCGATCTCCGGGAGATACCGCCGCCGCAACGACATCCGAAGATCTTCGACGCGTTCGAGGAGTTGGAGAGCGGCGAAGCACTGACCCTGATCAACGACCACGAACCCAAACCCCTCTATCACCAGATGAGCGCCGAAATCGAATCGTTCGACGCCGATGGATACACTGTCGACCGCGTCGGGCAGAACGAATTCATTGCGCGACTTCCAAAGAAGTAG